DNA sequence from the Rhodoligotrophos appendicifer genome:
ATACCTTCGAGTCATGTCCGTGATCCGACGGAAGATGGGGCAGATTGCGGCTACGTCACCCCGCTTGAATTAAAAAGTGTCCATGTGACGGGAAGCCCCAAGAAAAGGCATCTGCCGCTGCCTACATGATAGTCGACCCCGGGGAGCACCGGCGCTTCACGAAGACATGCAGGACATGTTTCTCTCCAGCCGACCCCTGCTCTCCTGAGGCCGATCAATCGGCTCAAGGAGTTTCCGATGTTCAAAGACCTGATTTCCGCCGTGGCGATTGCTGTCGTGGCCGGCGGGCTTGCTGCAAGTAGCGCAGAGGCGCATGGCGGCGGTGGTGGATTCGGCGGCGGCGGCCATATGGGCGGCGGCTTCGGTGGCGGCGGCATAAGCGGCGGCCATTTCGGCGGCGGCGGTTTCGGTGGCGGCAGCAGCTGGTCGCCGGGCGGGGGTGGACTTGGCGGCGGTGGCTTCAGCCATGGCGGCGGAGGTTTTGGTGGCGGGAGCCTCGGTGGAGGCGGTTTCAGCCATGGTGGCGGCAGCATCGGTGCTGGCGGATTCAGCCCTGGTGGCTTTGGTGGCGGCCTGGCCTCAGGCGGCCAAATCGGCCATCCTGGCGGCAGCATCGCCACGGGCCAGCCGCTGGCCACCCCAGGGAGCGATCTCGGCGGCGGCCACAGCGCGGCACATTATGGCGGCGACCACGGCCATGGCGACGGTCATCATCACGGCCATCACTTCTACGGTCCCTATTACGGTCTCGGGACCTATGGGCTCTATGACGGCTATGGCTATGGCGCCTATGACAATGACGGCTGCTATCAGCTGAGGGACTTTCACGGCCCGAAGCTCTTCGGCTGGCACCGGGTCTGGGTCTGCGGATGACTGCAGCCGCCCTCTCCTAGTCCCAAATCAGCGGCGACAGATAGTCCGCCGCCCGCCAATAGGCCTTCGCTTCGCAGATCGCATCGTCGATCGGCGAAGCGTCGCGGCTTAGATCGCAGACTTCGAACTTGGCCGCCTCCTTAACGAGCTCCAGAAGAGCGACGCCGTCCTGCAGATTTTCAACCTTCTGGGAAATCTTACGAGCGAGCGCGCTGGCCTTGGCTTCTCCCCAGTCGGCAACGTTCTCTGCCGCTGCCTCCACATCAGCGGCCAATGCGGTCGCCTCTTTTTTCAGTTTCTTCCAGGCCTTCTTGGCCTTCGAAAAAAGTCCCATAAAAATCATCCGTCCAGACAAATATCGGGCGGATATGTCTGGGCGGTGAGGTGCGACAGGGTAAAAAGCGCGGTCAAATCATGGCCGCCGCACAACCCGGCTGATGCTAGCGCTGGCTCTCCCGCCAACGGGGGCTGATCCAAGGCTGCTGGTTGGAGGGCGCCAGGGGCTCGCGTCCCAGGACGTGGTCTGCGCCCTTCTCGCCGATCATCAACGAGGGACCGTTCAGGTTGCCGTTGGTGATGCGCGGGATGATGGAGCTGTCGACCACACGCAGCCCGTCAAGGCCGATCACCTTGCAGCGCGGATCGACGACCGCCATGGGATCGTCGACCGCTCCCATGCGGCAGGTGCCACAAGGATGATAGGCACTTTCCACGTGATCGCGGATGAATCCATCCAGTTCGCCGTCGCTTTGCAGCTCGATGCCCGGCTGGATCTCGCGTCCCGCCAAGCCCTCGAAAGCCTCCTGCGTGAAGATCTCGCGCGTCAGCCGGATGCAGTTGCGGAAATCCGCCCAGTCCTCCGGATGCGACATGTAGTTGAAGCGGATGAGGGGCGCCGTCTCGGGCGCGCCGTCGCGCAGCCTCACATGGCCGCGCGATTGCGAGCGCATGGGTCCCACATGCGCCTGGAAGCCATGGGCCTTCGCCGCCGACTTGCCGTCATAGCGGATGGCGGCAGGGAGAAAATGGTACTGGATGTCGGGATAACGCACACCCGGCCTGGACCGAATGAAGGCTGCACTCTCGAAATGGTTCGTGGCGCCGAGACCGCGTTTGAACAACAGCCAGTTCAGCCCGATCCAGCCCTTCGAGAACAAGTTCAGATGCTTGTAGAGCGTGATCGGCTGAAGACATTCCATCTGCAGATAGAGTTCGAGATGGTCATGCAGATTCTCGCCCACGCCGGGCAGGTGATGCACCGTGTCCACGCCCACGGCTCGCAGGTGCTCGCCATTGCCGATGCCGGATTGGAGCAGCAGCTTCGGAGACATGATGGCGGAAGCGGAAAGAATGACCTCGCGCCGCGCCTTGGCGGTGGGGACATGGCCCCCTTGCGAGAACTCGACACCGGTCGCACGCTTGCCCTGGAAGAGAATGCGGCGCGCCAAAGCCCGGCTGGTCAGCTTGAGGTTGCTCCGCTTCAGAGCGGGGCGCAGATAGGCGTTCGCCGCCGACCACCGCCGGCCCTTCCAGACGGTCATCTCCATGGGACCGAAGCCTTCCTGCTTCTCCCCGTTATAGTCCTCGGTGACCTCGTACCCCGCCTGACGGCCAGCCTCGACGAAAGCGTGGTACAGCGGATTCTTCCGGGGGCCGCGCGTCACATGCAGGGGCCCACCGGTGCCTCGCCAGCCTTCCTCGCCGCCATGGGAATGCTCCATGCGCTTGAAGTAGGGCAGGACATGACGATAGCCCCAGCCATAGGCGCCGAGGGTCTCCCATTCGTCATAATCGAGGGCATGACCGCGAACATAGACCATCCCATTGATCGAAGACGAGCCGCCGATGACCTTTCCCCGCGGCGTCGCCAAGACCCGGCCACCGAGATGGGGCTCAGGCTCGGAGGCAAAGCCCCAGTCATAGGTCTTCATGTTCATGGGATAGGACAAGGCGGAAGGCATCTGGATCAGCGGCCCCGCATCGGTGCCCCCATATTCGAGCACCAGCACGGAATTGCGCCCATCCTCGGACAGCCGGTTGGCCATGACGCAGCCTGCGGACCCGGCGCCGATGATGATGTAGTCGAAGGTCTCCGTCATGCCTGTCGCTCGGTCAACACCCGTCCATGCAGCGTCATCTGCGCCTCGACATAGTCGCGCGTCAATCGCCTGGGATCGGCGGGATCCTCCGGCGCGCCATGCAGCGCATATTGCAGCCAGAGGCCATCGATCATGGCGACCGTACCCTCCGCCACGGAGGCCACCCGTGCCGCCGGCAGCAGCGGCTTCAAGGCGTTGCGGAGATCGGAGCGCAAACGGCGGGCATAGATCCGCAGGATGCGCCGCAGCCTGGGAGAATGGCGCGCACCTCCATACAGCGCCAGCCAGGCGGCCATGACTTCCGGTGCGAACTGCTCGTCGGCGAGGCAGGCTTCGATGATCGCGAAGACACGCTGCTGCGGAGTGCGGGCGACAGCCAGCCGTGACACGGCGGAGCGACGCAGATCCTCCAGGAGGAAGCGCATAGTCTCGAAGAGGAGATCGTCCTTGCCCTTGAAATAATGATGCACGATCCCGGCCGAGACGCCCGCCTTGGCGGCGATGCGCGCGACCGTGGCATCCGCCAGCCCGTAATCATGGATGGAAGCGATCACCGCATCGATCAGCTGCCGTCGCCTGATGGGCGCCATCCCGATCTTGGGCATGAACCTCCTAAGCCTCTCCCATCATCGGTCCCCGGCTCATCACGCCCTCCCGGCGCGAGGCGGGATGGCACGCTCGAAGACTCCTACATTGTCATTGGTTGGTCATTCAATTAAAAATAACGGCTCAGCCCAAGTTCCGCCTTGTCAGCGGCGAAACGATGGCAGACGATGGCTGCAACAGGGCCTTAAGGTCGGAGGGAGAGCGTTTCATGAGCTTCGGATTGAAAACCATACTCGCGGGCGCGGTCCTGGGACTGTCGCTCGTGGCCGGTCCCGGACAGGGATTTGCGCAGGAACCGGATTCCTGCAAGACCGTCCGCTTCTCGGATGTCGGCTGGACCGACATCACGGCCACGACGGCTGCGGCCTCCGTCATCCTCGAAGCCCTGGGATATACGCCCAAGGTCGAGATCCTGTCGGTTCCGGTCACCTATGCCAGTCTCAAGAACAAGGACATCGACGTTTTTCTGGGCAATTGGATGCCCACCATGGAGGCCGACCTGAAGCCCTATCGGGAGGACGGGTCGGTGGAAAGCGTCAAGGCCAATCTGGAAGGCGCCAAATATACGCTCGCGGTGCCGTCCTATACCTATGAGAAGGGCATCAAGAGCTTCGCCGACATCGCCAAGCACAAGCAGGATCTCGACGCCAAGATCTACGGGATCGAGCCGGGCAATGACGGCAACCGGCTCATCCTCGACATGATCAAAGCCGACAAGTTCGGCCTCAAGGATTTCCAGCTGGTGGAAAGCTCCGAACAGGGCATGCTGTCCCAAGTGCAGCGTGCGACGAAGCGCAACGAGGACATCGTGTTCCTCGGCTGGGCACCGCATCCCATGAATTCCAATTTCGAGCTCAAATATCTCGATGGCGGCGATGATGTCTTCGGGCCCAATTACGGCGGGGCCACCGTCTACACCAATGTCCGCAAGGGCTATGTGGAAGAATGCCCCA
Encoded proteins:
- the betA gene encoding choline dehydrogenase is translated as MTETFDYIIIGAGSAGCVMANRLSEDGRNSVLVLEYGGTDAGPLIQMPSALSYPMNMKTYDWGFASEPEPHLGGRVLATPRGKVIGGSSSINGMVYVRGHALDYDEWETLGAYGWGYRHVLPYFKRMEHSHGGEEGWRGTGGPLHVTRGPRKNPLYHAFVEAGRQAGYEVTEDYNGEKQEGFGPMEMTVWKGRRWSAANAYLRPALKRSNLKLTSRALARRILFQGKRATGVEFSQGGHVPTAKARREVILSASAIMSPKLLLQSGIGNGEHLRAVGVDTVHHLPGVGENLHDHLELYLQMECLQPITLYKHLNLFSKGWIGLNWLLFKRGLGATNHFESAAFIRSRPGVRYPDIQYHFLPAAIRYDGKSAAKAHGFQAHVGPMRSQSRGHVRLRDGAPETAPLIRFNYMSHPEDWADFRNCIRLTREIFTQEAFEGLAGREIQPGIELQSDGELDGFIRDHVESAYHPCGTCRMGAVDDPMAVVDPRCKVIGLDGLRVVDSSIIPRITNGNLNGPSLMIGEKGADHVLGREPLAPSNQQPWISPRWRESQR
- the betI gene encoding transcriptional regulator BetI, translating into MPKIGMAPIRRRQLIDAVIASIHDYGLADATVARIAAKAGVSAGIVHHYFKGKDDLLFETMRFLLEDLRRSAVSRLAVARTPQQRVFAIIEACLADEQFAPEVMAAWLALYGGARHSPRLRRILRIYARRLRSDLRNALKPLLPAARVASVAEGTVAMIDGLWLQYALHGAPEDPADPRRLTRDYVEAQMTLHGRVLTERQA
- a CDS encoding choline ABC transporter substrate-binding protein — protein: MSFGLKTILAGAVLGLSLVAGPGQGFAQEPDSCKTVRFSDVGWTDITATTAAASVILEALGYTPKVEILSVPVTYASLKNKDIDVFLGNWMPTMEADLKPYREDGSVESVKANLEGAKYTLAVPSYTYEKGIKSFADIAKHKQDLDAKIYGIEPGNDGNRLILDMIKADKFGLKDFQLVESSEQGMLSQVQRATKRNEDIVFLGWAPHPMNSNFELKYLDGGDDVFGPNYGGATVYTNVRKGYVEECPNVGQLLKNLTFSLEMENEIMGAILDKGEQPNAAATAWLKAHPGVLDAWLKDVKTGDGKDGLAVVKAKLGA